The Novipirellula aureliae sequence CCATCGATCGCTGCAGCTCATCCGCTAACCAATCAAGCGATGGCGACCTCGGGCGATTACCAGAACTACTTTGAAGTGGATGGAAAACGTTATTCTCATACAATCGACCCCAGAACGGGTCGACCTGTCGAACATGGTCTAGCGTCCGTCTCCGTCATCTCGGATACTTGTATGAAAGCGGATGCTTGGGCAACCGCGATCGATGTCCTCGGCATGAAGGACGGACTTCGCGCAGCCCAAGAACAATCACTCGACGTTTTTTTGATTTCACGAAACGAATCGGGAATTGTGAAAGTTGGTACGGGGGCGCTCAAGCAGTATGCGGAAGGAAAATCGCTAGATGAAGTGACTGTCACGCAGCAAGACATTCCTTGGCTGACCCGGTTCATGCCAACCTTGGTGGTTACGATAATAGGCTTCACGGTCTTCTTGATCGCCATGGCGATCGGCGTGCTGCTCGGCGGAAAGCGAATCAGCGGATCGTGTGGCGGTTTGGCGGGGAAAGAGAATCCGGACGGCAGTATCCGTTGCTCGATGTGCGGAACTCCATCCGAGGGCTGCAAAGAATTACGCGAAAAAATGCAGAACAGTACATCCAAATAATGGTTTCGTCGCGAGAGTTGCCAAGACTTTCGGCAGCAAGCAGGAACGGAAGTACAGGCAGAACATCACAACACGGAATTCCAGAAAGCGAATATGGGTACGGCGATGAAAGTAAACGAATACTTCGACGGCAACGTCAAATCGATTGGTTTTGAAAACAGGGAAGGCCGAGCCACGAGCGGCGTGATGGCGGTTGGGCAGTATGAGTTTGGCACCAGCGAGAACGAGCGAGTAAAAGTCGTTTCGGGTGAGTTGATTGTCAAACTGCCGGGCCAAAGTGAGTATGTGGCCTATCCATCGGGAAGTGAATTCCAGGTAGCCGCGGATGAGAAATTCCAATTAAAGGTCGAACAGCCGACCGCGTATTTGTGTTTTTATAGCTAGTGCTTCAACCAGATTAAAATTTAGGGTTGGTCGTAGTGGACGAGGCTACGAGTCCCTTACGGCACAGCGGTCCAAAAGGACTCGTTACCTCGTCCACCACCTTTGATTTCAAGGCAGACAATTTCTATCCCTCTCCATTCGATTTGTACAACATGAGCATCATTAAATCCGTCCGTGGTTTTACCCCTCAATTTGGTGACAATTGTTTTCTTGCCGACAATGCGGTCGTTGTCGGGGATGTCGTCATGGGCAATGAGTGCTCGGTTTGGTTCGGGGCGGTCGTTCGCGGCGATGTCAATTCGATTCGAATTGGCAACAAAGTCAACATTCAAGATGGGGCGGTTCTACATACGTTGTATCAAAAGTCGGTCATCGAGATTGATGATAATGTTTCGATCGGGCACAACGTCTGTGTTCATGGTGCGAAGATCGAAAAGAATTGTTTGATTGGAATCGGTTCCGTGGTTCTCGATCATGTCGTCGTCGGTGAAGGCTCCATCATTGGTGCAGGATCGGTCGTGTTGCAAGGCACTCAGATTGAGCCTGGCAGTTTGTATGCGGGTACCCCGGCGAAACGCATCAAGGATGTCGATCCTGAACAGGCGAAAGAGATGATCGA is a genomic window containing:
- a CDS encoding gamma carbonic anhydrase family protein, which gives rise to MSIIKSVRGFTPQFGDNCFLADNAVVVGDVVMGNECSVWFGAVVRGDVNSIRIGNKVNIQDGAVLHTLYQKSVIEIDDNVSIGHNVCVHGAKIEKNCLIGIGSVVLDHVVVGEGSIIGAGSVVLQGTQIEPGSLYAGTPAKRIKDVDPEQAKEMIERIANNYVFYSSWYKES
- the ppnP gene encoding pyrimidine/purine nucleoside phosphorylase; protein product: MKVNEYFDGNVKSIGFENREGRATSGVMAVGQYEFGTSENERVKVVSGELIVKLPGQSEYVAYPSGSEFQVAADEKFQLKVEQPTAYLCFYS